A single window of Agromyces aureus DNA harbors:
- a CDS encoding DNA cytosine methyltransferase has product MADEATAFRFIDLFSGLGGFHVALQQLGGEGVFAAEWDAALNALYKVNFDIQPWADVNDLEDEATIAREVPRHDVLTAGFPCQPFSKAGEQLGFSHTLQGKLFFKVLAILKEKRPRRFILENVPNILRHQNGETLATIRKELEELGYAVDVHKFSPHEFGVPQIRERAYFVGSLDGLDGFKWPSPSPPETDISSVLDKQAKPTRAISAQTLHAIDMWDDFLKRAPEALKLPSFPIWSMEFRATYPYEDATPPAIWKELGPRDLDHARGSFGFELKGLAQAEQSALLPSHARRPADVKFPSWKQAFIRQNRQFYWANQKWIDPWLDKWKPWKFPSSLQKFEWNVQGGERRIDEYVLQVRASGLRVKRTSTAPSLIAMTHTQVPILGKNIVGVRRYMTPSECAALQSLGSISLPDGDLRAYKALGNAVNADVVRAIAEPLLRGLDQSSVASEDEQHAAAQSTASASDSYRDPVVGARG; this is encoded by the coding sequence ATGGCCGATGAGGCTACAGCCTTCCGGTTCATCGATCTCTTCTCGGGACTCGGGGGCTTCCACGTCGCGCTGCAACAGCTCGGTGGCGAGGGTGTGTTCGCGGCTGAATGGGATGCAGCATTGAACGCGCTCTACAAGGTCAATTTTGATATCCAGCCATGGGCCGACGTCAACGATCTGGAGGACGAAGCAACGATCGCGCGGGAGGTTCCCCGGCATGACGTCTTGACGGCGGGCTTCCCCTGCCAGCCATTCTCGAAAGCCGGTGAGCAACTCGGATTCAGCCACACACTTCAGGGCAAGCTGTTCTTCAAGGTGCTCGCGATTCTCAAGGAGAAGCGACCGCGACGGTTCATCCTCGAGAACGTGCCGAACATCCTGCGCCACCAGAACGGCGAGACGCTTGCCACGATTCGCAAGGAGCTCGAAGAGCTCGGCTACGCGGTCGACGTGCACAAGTTCTCGCCGCACGAGTTCGGCGTGCCGCAGATTCGGGAACGGGCGTACTTCGTCGGATCGCTCGACGGACTCGATGGATTCAAGTGGCCGAGCCCGTCCCCGCCAGAGACGGACATCAGTAGCGTGCTGGATAAGCAGGCAAAACCGACCCGCGCAATCTCAGCTCAGACGTTGCATGCGATCGACATGTGGGACGACTTCCTCAAGCGCGCTCCGGAGGCGCTGAAGCTGCCGTCCTTTCCGATCTGGTCGATGGAGTTCCGAGCGACGTATCCCTACGAGGACGCCACGCCCCCGGCGATCTGGAAGGAACTCGGTCCGCGCGATTTGGATCATGCCCGCGGCAGCTTCGGGTTCGAGTTAAAAGGGCTGGCGCAGGCCGAGCAGTCCGCGCTCCTGCCGAGCCACGCTCGTCGGCCGGCCGATGTGAAGTTCCCCTCGTGGAAGCAAGCTTTCATCCGTCAGAACCGTCAGTTCTACTGGGCGAATCAGAAGTGGATCGACCCGTGGCTTGATAAGTGGAAGCCGTGGAAGTTCCCGTCCAGCCTTCAGAAGTTCGAGTGGAACGTGCAAGGTGGCGAACGACGGATTGACGAGTACGTCCTGCAAGTGCGCGCCTCGGGCCTCCGCGTGAAGCGCACTTCGACCGCTCCGAGTCTCATCGCGATGACGCATACGCAGGTTCCGATCCTCGGTAAAAACATCGTCGGCGTTCGTCGCTACATGACTCCGTCGGAGTGCGCCGCACTCCAAAGCCTCGGCTCGATCTCGCTTCCCGATGGCGATCTGCGCGCATACAAGGCGCTGGGGAACGCCGTCAACGCCGACGTGGTACGCGCGATCGCTGAGCCACTCCTTCGCGGTCTTGACCAGTCGTCGGTGGCTTCGGAAGACGAACAGCACGCTGCCGCGCAGTCGACCGCTTCTGCTTCAGACTCTTACCGCGACCCGGTTGTCGGGGCTCGTGGCTAG
- a CDS encoding DEAD/DEAH box helicase: MSTVPFPTPVKIADDLRDAFLRYIDTAYALRDQSLVDERRRLLLEGQGNLFAPLMLEPVLPYDGVASVDEAAQQAGVDARDLSDVIRAVFGVTPDALAGVKLRKHQAAALTTHFAPGIGHNPVVTSGTGSGKTESFLIPLLSRIAAEKRSTAALAPIHEWWDLKRQTDNWQPTRAVGAIPAAVRSVILYPTNALVEDQVARLRRAVRGLRDQDSPIDLWFGRYTGATPGSGGIPRGKISAPATANAAREMRDLTRLNARLAELDDPDLVAQFQDPYAGELITRWDMIATPPDLLVTNYSMLNVMLMRDVEEPIFESTRLWLQRSSDHVFTLVVDELHLYRGSTGAEVGMVVRNLASRLGIEPSSDQFRIIATSASLPGDDSGLEYLERFFGVDRASFLIEPGQPRSLVSGEKPTAAEVLNVPPDELVEVATRDQWAETIAAACSDQDDTRPKATRIETVATRLFGDDLLAPTALAAMLGSLADVAKPAIQFRGHVMMRGMRGLWACSDQDCPGGTDSEPRRIGRMYDTPRSTCAECGARVLELLYCFDCGDVSLGGYVVDRPDRGAVVLSTTPVTPGENSGDFVYRRNDDEYRWLWLGSPVPNAPSRHKLPADMDENQATIETNFGAATWNPKLGSLILGNSPDGIPAVVLSHNAGDDSGLALPALPEVCPRCGGSQDNRDAAVFFAGNVRSPIRAHTSGRAQLNQMAVSQLFRSLGSDAAESRTIVFTDSRDDSARIAAGIALNNFRDQVRQVVRQLLHGRENPVPLLRALLIGELAGDDLRRAEQLRASRRELFDKLRLESLGAADPADMETIVAAERETESLPWATLVHDAERVMLEVGVNPAGPGPSVAESEGDAPWYRAYEPPVRNAWEPLADAVARPIRQDRYRLTATAVAEAVFDRASRDLESTRLGVVRAQPLAPDSWGISVDIAGDVLASVIRLLGIAKRFEGGYAARSNSAPKVVVTYLKRVAAKHQLDWQALVASIGEFLRASSIVDETWALRTQTGQDALELRTPGDKVWFCENCGTTHLHPSAGVCTNEECPNGVLHEEEWSEEFDYYGWLASQPLRRMRVAELTGQTRLADQRTRQRLFKGAVLPAPAESALADPLDLLSVTTTMEVGVDIGSLRAVAMANMPPQRFNYQQRVGRAGRSGQPFSFAVTVSRDRAHDDYYFQSPEKMTAADPPPPFIDLSRPRIVRRVIAAELLRRAFLAVRNPPRRTGDSIHGTFGLTPDWLQRRADVDAWLQSSRDVPVVCARFSVYTALDVDELKDWARNGLVNDIDEAVGNPYFQHNELSELLANAGVLPMFGFPTRVRPLYSKPLRGAGDAERHTVADRDLRMSITAFAPGAVVVKDGAEHLAVGFAAYNIMGTSARAKDPLGAPFPVHRCGQCGSLDTHPTDESLSCSVCGEEMSAFSLYQPEGYRTIYSQPDYDDSHITPMYAGYSELSTNTDLGQEMRLGGVSLRLLEQAEVVAVNDNNRKLFDLSRQSDGSVIAQNRDLYRRPLPEFMRTGGQALDPAAIGEVRRTDVLLLGLDGLALPEGAIATLPWACPAGKGALLSFAELLRNAAKEYLDIEQSELEVGLQPTRSGTTVSGRVFLADALDNGAGYALELGEPVTLGRLLISIREETGRRLREDPHGTACTSSCPGCLRNYENRFNHWALDWRLGLDVVDLVLGRSLDLFHWTDRTTALMQSFADGYGPHLRIEKLTVNELPALVSPEGRGAAVIIGHPLWRHDDAHWNPEVRRAVAELRGRGLSQVTVSDTYVLDRTPIRLFNALLEGV, from the coding sequence GTGAGCACCGTGCCGTTCCCGACCCCAGTGAAGATCGCCGACGATCTCCGTGACGCGTTCCTTCGCTACATTGACACCGCCTACGCACTACGGGATCAGTCACTTGTCGACGAGCGTCGACGTCTGTTGCTTGAGGGCCAGGGGAACCTGTTCGCACCGCTCATGCTCGAGCCCGTGCTTCCCTACGACGGGGTTGCGTCGGTCGACGAGGCCGCTCAACAGGCGGGGGTCGATGCCCGCGATCTCAGCGACGTCATCAGGGCAGTCTTTGGTGTGACGCCCGACGCACTCGCGGGTGTCAAGCTACGCAAGCATCAAGCCGCTGCGCTTACAACGCACTTCGCACCGGGCATCGGGCATAACCCAGTGGTGACCTCGGGGACCGGGTCCGGCAAGACGGAGTCCTTCCTGATTCCGCTCCTAAGTCGGATAGCGGCTGAGAAGCGATCGACGGCGGCGCTGGCTCCGATCCATGAGTGGTGGGATCTAAAACGACAGACCGACAACTGGCAGCCGACTCGAGCCGTTGGGGCGATCCCGGCAGCGGTGCGATCCGTCATCCTGTACCCGACGAATGCGTTGGTCGAGGACCAGGTCGCTCGCCTTCGTCGAGCTGTGCGCGGCCTACGGGATCAAGACTCGCCCATTGACCTCTGGTTCGGTCGCTACACCGGCGCGACGCCGGGCTCGGGCGGAATCCCGAGAGGAAAGATCTCCGCACCTGCGACCGCCAATGCAGCCCGGGAAATGCGAGATCTAACTCGTCTGAACGCGCGGCTCGCCGAACTCGACGATCCAGACCTTGTGGCCCAGTTCCAAGACCCCTACGCCGGCGAACTCATCACTCGCTGGGACATGATCGCCACGCCACCCGACCTGTTGGTCACGAATTACTCGATGCTCAACGTAATGCTCATGCGCGACGTCGAGGAGCCGATCTTCGAGTCCACGCGGCTTTGGCTTCAGCGATCGTCCGATCACGTTTTCACGCTTGTTGTCGATGAGCTACATCTGTATCGCGGCAGCACCGGGGCCGAGGTCGGGATGGTCGTCCGAAACCTGGCATCGCGGCTTGGAATCGAGCCGTCTTCCGACCAGTTCAGGATCATCGCCACGAGCGCCTCGCTCCCTGGGGACGACTCGGGCCTGGAGTATTTGGAGCGCTTCTTCGGCGTCGACCGGGCGTCCTTCCTGATCGAGCCGGGGCAGCCACGATCACTCGTTTCCGGCGAGAAGCCGACTGCCGCCGAGGTTTTGAACGTCCCACCGGACGAACTCGTAGAGGTCGCCACAAGGGATCAGTGGGCGGAGACGATCGCGGCAGCGTGCAGCGACCAGGACGATACCCGTCCGAAGGCCACGCGTATCGAAACGGTTGCGACCCGCCTCTTCGGGGACGATTTGTTGGCGCCGACGGCGCTCGCGGCGATGCTTGGCAGCCTCGCCGACGTCGCGAAGCCCGCAATCCAGTTTCGCGGTCATGTGATGATGCGCGGGATGCGCGGGCTTTGGGCCTGCTCTGATCAAGACTGTCCTGGCGGCACCGATTCAGAGCCTCGGCGAATCGGTCGGATGTACGACACTCCGCGGTCGACGTGCGCCGAATGCGGCGCACGCGTACTTGAACTCCTCTATTGCTTCGACTGCGGCGACGTGAGCCTCGGCGGGTACGTCGTCGATCGGCCCGATCGCGGCGCTGTCGTGCTGTCAACCACCCCGGTCACGCCTGGTGAGAATTCCGGTGACTTCGTGTACCGGAGGAACGATGACGAGTACCGGTGGCTATGGCTCGGCTCGCCCGTTCCCAATGCCCCAAGCCGGCACAAACTCCCCGCCGACATGGACGAGAATCAGGCCACCATCGAGACCAACTTCGGCGCCGCGACCTGGAATCCTAAACTCGGCTCGCTCATTCTCGGCAACTCTCCTGACGGCATCCCGGCAGTCGTTCTCAGCCACAATGCGGGCGATGATAGTGGACTGGCGCTGCCCGCGCTTCCAGAAGTCTGCCCCCGCTGCGGTGGGAGTCAGGACAACCGCGATGCAGCCGTCTTCTTCGCCGGAAACGTACGGTCGCCGATCCGCGCACACACTTCAGGTCGCGCACAGCTCAACCAAATGGCGGTATCCCAACTTTTCCGTAGTCTGGGGTCTGACGCGGCGGAGTCGAGGACGATCGTCTTCACCGACAGCCGGGACGACTCTGCACGCATCGCCGCCGGGATCGCACTCAACAACTTTCGCGACCAAGTGCGGCAAGTCGTTCGGCAGCTTCTGCACGGACGGGAGAACCCAGTGCCGCTCCTGCGAGCGCTCCTCATTGGTGAACTCGCTGGCGACGACCTCCGGCGGGCCGAGCAACTGCGCGCCAGCCGCCGAGAGCTCTTCGACAAGCTCCGGCTAGAGAGTCTTGGAGCTGCCGATCCAGCGGACATGGAGACGATCGTTGCCGCGGAGCGGGAAACCGAATCCTTGCCGTGGGCAACGCTCGTCCACGACGCCGAGCGGGTAATGCTCGAAGTTGGCGTGAATCCAGCCGGACCAGGGCCATCCGTCGCAGAGAGCGAGGGCGACGCCCCTTGGTATCGCGCTTATGAACCCCCCGTCCGCAACGCCTGGGAGCCGCTGGCTGATGCCGTGGCACGACCAATCCGCCAAGATCGCTACCGGCTCACCGCTACGGCCGTCGCCGAGGCAGTCTTCGACCGCGCGTCACGAGACCTCGAATCCACTCGATTGGGCGTAGTTCGGGCGCAGCCACTCGCGCCCGATAGTTGGGGCATCTCGGTGGACATCGCCGGGGATGTCCTGGCAAGTGTGATTCGCCTCCTCGGGATTGCAAAGCGGTTTGAGGGCGGGTATGCAGCCCGATCCAATTCGGCGCCGAAGGTTGTCGTCACTTACCTGAAGCGCGTCGCCGCGAAGCATCAGCTCGACTGGCAGGCCCTGGTGGCGAGCATCGGCGAGTTCTTGCGCGCGAGCAGCATCGTCGATGAGACCTGGGCGCTGAGGACCCAGACCGGGCAGGACGCTCTCGAACTCAGGACTCCCGGCGACAAGGTGTGGTTTTGCGAGAACTGCGGAACGACCCACCTACATCCCTCAGCCGGAGTCTGCACCAATGAGGAATGCCCGAACGGCGTACTCCACGAGGAGGAATGGTCCGAAGAATTCGACTACTACGGATGGCTTGCCTCACAACCGCTCCGACGTATGCGAGTCGCTGAGCTGACTGGTCAGACCAGGCTGGCCGACCAGCGGACTCGGCAACGCCTGTTCAAGGGTGCGGTGCTCCCTGCGCCCGCGGAGAGCGCTCTCGCTGACCCCCTTGACCTGCTTTCAGTGACGACCACGATGGAGGTCGGCGTCGACATCGGATCGCTCAGAGCTGTAGCAATGGCGAACATGCCCCCTCAACGGTTCAACTATCAACAGCGGGTCGGTCGGGCTGGACGTTCGGGTCAGCCGTTCTCGTTCGCGGTCACCGTCTCGCGGGATCGAGCTCACGATGATTACTACTTCCAGTCACCGGAGAAGATGACAGCGGCCGATCCGCCGCCGCCATTCATCGATTTGTCGCGGCCCCGGATTGTCCGCCGGGTGATCGCGGCGGAACTTCTCCGCAGAGCCTTCCTCGCCGTCCGGAACCCGCCGCGGCGAACTGGTGACAGCATTCACGGAACATTCGGCTTGACACCTGACTGGCTGCAACGGCGTGCCGACGTCGACGCATGGCTTCAGTCATCCCGCGATGTCCCCGTGGTCTGCGCGCGTTTCAGCGTCTACACAGCTCTCGATGTCGACGAACTCAAGGACTGGGCGCGAAACGGACTTGTCAATGACATCGACGAAGCTGTTGGCAACCCGTACTTCCAGCACAATGAACTCAGCGAGCTGCTCGCGAACGCCGGGGTACTCCCAATGTTCGGTTTCCCGACCCGGGTGCGACCGCTCTACTCAAAGCCGCTCCGTGGTGCTGGCGACGCGGAACGGCATACCGTCGCCGATCGCGATCTTCGAATGTCCATCACAGCATTCGCTCCGGGCGCCGTCGTTGTGAAGGATGGCGCAGAGCACCTCGCGGTCGGCTTTGCGGCCTACAACATCATGGGGACAAGCGCACGCGCGAAAGACCCTCTCGGCGCACCATTCCCGGTCCATCGTTGCGGGCAGTGCGGCAGCCTCGACACGCATCCAACGGATGAGTCGCTCAGTTGCTCGGTCTGCGGCGAGGAGATGAGTGCGTTCTCGCTCTACCAGCCTGAGGGCTACCGGACGATCTATAGTCAGCCGGATTACGACGACTCGCATATCACGCCGATGTACGCCGGCTACTCCGAATTGTCGACCAACACTGACCTCGGGCAGGAGATGAGGCTCGGCGGAGTTTCACTTCGACTACTTGAACAAGCAGAAGTCGTAGCTGTAAACGACAACAACCGGAAGCTGTTTGACCTGAGCCGTCAGTCGGACGGATCGGTGATTGCCCAGAATCGGGATCTGTATCGGCGCCCGCTGCCAGAGTTCATGCGGACTGGAGGGCAAGCACTCGACCCAGCAGCGATCGGCGAAGTCCGTCGGACCGATGTGCTCCTGCTTGGCCTCGATGGTCTGGCACTGCCCGAAGGAGCGATCGCCACGCTGCCCTGGGCGTGTCCGGCAGGCAAGGGCGCGTTGCTCTCCTTTGCCGAGTTGCTCCGCAACGCTGCCAAGGAATACTTGGACATTGAGCAGTCGGAACTTGAGGTCGGGCTTCAGCCAACACGCAGCGGCACCACTGTCTCGGGGAGGGTGTTCCTTGCCGACGCCCTCGACAATGGCGCGGGGTATGCGTTGGAACTCGGCGAGCCAGTGACGTTGGGGAGGCTCCTGATCTCGATCCGAGAAGAGACTGGTCGGCGACTCCGCGAAGACCCGCATGGCACAGCTTGCACTTCCTCATGCCCCGGCTGCCTCCGCAACTATGAGAATCGTTTCAATCACTGGGCGCTTGACTGGCGACTCGGGCTCGACGTAGTAGACCTTGTGCTCGGCCGAAGCCTGGACCTGTTCCACTGGACTGACCGAACCACTGCGCTCATGCAGAGCTTCGCTGATGGCTACGGCCCGCACCTCCGAATCGAGAAGCTCACGGTCAACGAATTGCCGGCGCTCGTGTCGCCGGAGGGCCGTGGTGCAGCTGTCATTATCGGACACCCGCTCTGGCGGCACGATGACGCGCATTGGAATCCCGAGGTTCGGCGGGCCGTGGCGGAATTGCGAGGCCGCGGTCTGTCACAGGTCACCGTCTCCGACACCTACGTTCTTGACCGCACACCGATCAGACTATTCAACGCGTTGCTTGAAGGGGTGTGA
- a CDS encoding DUF6326 family protein, translating to MTIRTNAANTPNALHLLADPPVSVRAKLAAAWTSFMFLYVYVDVLNFYKPGVVDGILNGLVWRFDVSSTLLTVMLASVTIPALMVVLSMTLPARANRATNLVVASLYIPYSVFNAAGATWEWAFFYGLSIGIEVLLLAFILRSAWTWPRTHSNAADVATADRLRQDFRR from the coding sequence ATGACCATCCGAACGAACGCCGCGAACACCCCGAACGCCCTGCATCTGCTCGCCGATCCTCCGGTCTCCGTGCGAGCCAAGCTCGCCGCCGCATGGACCAGCTTCATGTTCCTGTACGTCTACGTCGACGTCCTCAACTTCTACAAGCCCGGCGTCGTCGACGGCATCCTCAATGGCCTCGTCTGGAGGTTCGACGTCAGCTCGACATTGTTGACCGTCATGCTCGCGTCGGTGACGATCCCGGCCCTGATGGTGGTGCTCTCCATGACGCTGCCCGCCCGGGCGAACCGCGCCACGAACCTCGTCGTGGCCTCGCTCTACATCCCCTACTCGGTGTTCAACGCGGCAGGGGCGACCTGGGAGTGGGCCTTCTTCTACGGCCTCTCCATCGGAATCGAGGTGCTGCTCCTGGCCTTCATCCTGCGCTCCGCCTGGACCTGGCCCCGAACGCACTCCAATGCCGCGGATGTCGCGACGGCCGACCGACTGCGGCAGGACTTTCGGCGATAG
- a CDS encoding TetR/AcrR family transcriptional regulator produces the protein MSANEERQVATSAGLNKQRVVAEAIRLADRDGVDGLSMRRLAGSLGAGAMSLYHYVANKDELLDAMIDIVFAEIEPPTEETDWQSAMRREAVSTQRVLAQHPWATSLMESRTTPGPANLRHREAVTACLRRAGFSVLMATHANWMINSYVYGYALQAASLPFDTADELADMTEGVYLPQLPPAEFPFLNESAAELVAVGYDPTEEFIFGLDLVLAALEPLRGSV, from the coding sequence GTGTCTGCGAACGAAGAACGCCAGGTCGCGACATCCGCGGGGCTGAACAAGCAGCGAGTGGTGGCCGAGGCGATCCGGCTCGCCGACCGCGATGGGGTCGACGGGCTGAGCATGCGCCGGCTCGCCGGCTCGCTCGGCGCGGGCGCGATGTCGCTCTACCACTACGTGGCAAACAAGGACGAGCTGCTCGACGCCATGATCGACATCGTGTTCGCGGAGATCGAGCCTCCGACCGAAGAGACCGACTGGCAGTCGGCGATGCGCCGGGAGGCGGTATCGACCCAACGGGTTCTCGCGCAACATCCGTGGGCGACCAGCCTGATGGAGTCGCGGACGACGCCGGGGCCTGCGAACCTCCGCCACCGCGAAGCGGTCACCGCCTGCCTGCGACGGGCCGGCTTCTCGGTGCTGATGGCGACGCACGCCAACTGGATGATCAACAGTTATGTCTACGGGTACGCCCTGCAGGCGGCCAGCTTGCCGTTCGACACCGCCGACGAGCTCGCGGACATGACCGAGGGCGTCTACCTACCCCAGCTTCCCCCTGCCGAGTTCCCCTTCCTCAACGAGTCCGCCGCGGAGCTCGTCGCCGTCGGCTACGACCCGACCGAGGAGTTCATCTTCGGACTCGACCTCGTGCTCGCCGCCCTCGAGCCGCTGAGAGGCTCCGTGTAG
- a CDS encoding nucleotidyltransferase family protein, with translation MADPSQLNRAPGAPSLAQVRSVRAELLRAAALHGLGNIRVFGSVARDDADAGSDVDLLVHPGENTSLFDLAGFMIAAEELLGTTVDVVSDRGRSEVLDRILAEAIPL, from the coding sequence ATGGCGGATCCGTCGCAGCTCAATCGTGCACCCGGCGCGCCATCGCTGGCGCAGGTGAGGTCAGTGCGCGCCGAGCTGCTCAGGGCTGCGGCCCTGCACGGGCTCGGCAACATCCGCGTATTCGGCTCCGTTGCCCGCGATGATGCCGATGCGGGCTCCGATGTCGACCTGCTCGTACATCCCGGCGAGAACACGTCTTTGTTCGATCTCGCCGGCTTCATGATCGCGGCCGAGGAACTCCTCGGCACCACGGTCGACGTCGTGTCCGACCGCGGCCGGAGCGAGGTACTCGACCGCATCCTCGCCGAAGCGATCCCTCTCTGA
- a CDS encoding nuclease-related domain-containing protein — MTEPSPAATVSLSGRPAAASVIAECLREQALVPPRSPLARAIGRSPLSSESQSWYLGAIGELEVARRLERLDPSWRVLHAVPIGTGKSDIDHVVIGPSGVFTINTKHHEGKEVWVGAKRLLVNGQRTDHLRNAEFEAKRAAQRLSAATGTPVAVTPVIVIVAARRLTIREQPANVRVLTESASRVRTD, encoded by the coding sequence GTGACCGAACCCTCCCCCGCTGCTACGGTCTCGCTGTCGGGTCGCCCGGCAGCGGCATCCGTCATCGCGGAGTGCCTGCGCGAGCAGGCCCTCGTGCCGCCCCGCTCGCCACTCGCCCGCGCGATCGGCCGGTCGCCGCTGTCGAGCGAGTCGCAGTCGTGGTACCTCGGGGCGATCGGCGAACTCGAGGTCGCCCGGCGGCTGGAACGGCTGGATCCGTCGTGGCGCGTGCTGCACGCGGTGCCCATCGGCACCGGCAAGAGCGACATCGACCACGTCGTGATCGGCCCGTCGGGCGTCTTCACGATCAACACCAAGCACCACGAGGGCAAGGAGGTGTGGGTCGGCGCCAAGCGCCTGCTCGTGAACGGGCAGCGCACCGACCACCTGCGCAACGCCGAGTTCGAGGCGAAGCGTGCGGCGCAGCGCCTCTCCGCGGCGACGGGAACACCGGTGGCGGTCACGCCCGTGATCGTCATCGTCGCGGCCCGGCGTCTGACGATCCGCGAGCAGCCGGCGAACGTGCGCGTGCTCACCGAGTCGGCGAGTCGAGTGAGAACGGACTGA
- a CDS encoding G5 domain-containing protein translates to MPNAGPGWFDDGSGQQRWWDGERWTTFFFDRAAQAVVDRAAQLPANGSSGSVDTTPTKSKNNLPATVITLAVVGVVILALWGWGGLLVVSGLIAGTVGLYALLRGSFSRLRIQTRPVGVAVLVAGIVVASVGGAAVAANQPADHDVAAFVDAGVASPRASASAPTPTPTPVRKETIVEESAPIAFSTSNVDDPNLDVGLTALATAGADGQKVIRTRVVTVDGVEVSREVVEEIVTVQPVNEIIAVGSRQPPPPPPAPVDNGCDSNYEGACVPISSDVDCAGGSGNGPAYVQGPVWIVGSDIYDLDRDGDGVACDA, encoded by the coding sequence ATGCCCAACGCTGGCCCCGGCTGGTTCGACGACGGTTCCGGACAACAGCGGTGGTGGGATGGAGAACGCTGGACGACGTTCTTCTTCGATCGAGCCGCGCAGGCGGTGGTGGACCGCGCTGCACAACTCCCAGCCAACGGATCGTCTGGTTCCGTCGACACGACGCCGACCAAATCGAAGAATAACCTCCCGGCCACGGTCATCACCCTGGCCGTCGTGGGTGTGGTGATTCTGGCGCTCTGGGGCTGGGGTGGGCTGCTGGTGGTCAGTGGTCTGATCGCAGGCACGGTCGGGCTCTATGCCCTTCTGCGGGGGTCGTTCAGCCGGCTACGAATCCAGACCCGGCCCGTCGGTGTCGCGGTGCTCGTCGCGGGAATCGTCGTCGCGAGCGTCGGGGGCGCAGCAGTCGCCGCAAATCAGCCGGCAGACCACGATGTTGCTGCGTTCGTCGACGCCGGGGTGGCGTCACCTCGCGCATCCGCCTCGGCACCGACGCCGACCCCCACGCCAGTGCGGAAGGAGACGATCGTCGAGGAATCAGCGCCGATCGCCTTCTCAACGTCGAACGTAGACGACCCCAACCTTGATGTGGGGTTGACCGCACTTGCAACGGCTGGTGCCGATGGTCAGAAAGTCATTCGGACCCGCGTCGTCACAGTGGATGGCGTTGAAGTCTCAAGGGAAGTCGTCGAAGAGATCGTCACCGTGCAACCGGTGAATGAGATCATCGCGGTCGGTTCCCGACAGCCTCCGCCCCCGCCGCCTGCACCGGTGGACAACGGATGCGACTCGAACTACGAGGGTGCGTGCGTGCCGATCTCTTCCGACGTCGACTGCGCAGGGGGAAGCGGCAACGGGCCTGCCTACGTCCAGGGCCCGGTCTGGATCGTGGGCTCCGACATCTACGACCTCGATCGCGATGGTGACGGCGTCGCCTGCGATGCCTGA
- a CDS encoding type II toxin-antitoxin system Phd/YefM family antitoxin encodes MTEEIVNIYDAKTGFSRLVSRVEHGERVTISRNGHPVARLVPIEPERTARVPGALSGRVRIAADFDAFDDRDAREWFGE; translated from the coding sequence ATGACGGAGGAGATCGTGAACATCTACGATGCGAAGACCGGATTCTCGCGGCTCGTGAGCCGCGTCGAACACGGCGAACGCGTGACGATCAGCCGCAACGGGCACCCTGTTGCTCGACTCGTGCCGATCGAACCCGAGCGCACGGCAAGGGTTCCGGGTGCCTTGAGCGGGCGGGTGCGCATCGCCGCCGACTTCGATGCCTTCGATGACCGAGATGCTCGCGAATGGTTCGGCGAGTGA
- a CDS encoding type II toxin-antitoxin system VapC family toxin encodes MRVLLDSHVLLWWLADDDRLIRAHRDLITDVSNDVLVSAITTAEIAIKASLGKLDVPDDFEEVISAGGFERLPFTAEHASVLRRLPWHHRDPFDRMLVAQAVVEGIPLLSVDTRMRDYEVAVI; translated from the coding sequence GTGAGGGTTCTGCTCGACTCGCACGTGCTCCTCTGGTGGCTTGCCGACGACGACCGGCTGATCCGGGCCCACCGCGACCTGATCACGGATGTCTCGAACGACGTGCTTGTTTCGGCGATCACGACCGCGGAGATCGCGATCAAGGCCTCGCTCGGCAAACTCGACGTGCCCGATGACTTCGAAGAGGTCATCTCAGCGGGCGGATTCGAGAGATTGCCGTTCACCGCCGAGCACGCGAGCGTCCTCCGCCGGCTGCCGTGGCACCATCGCGATCCGTTCGATCGTATGCTCGTCGCGCAGGCGGTTGTTGAAGGCATTCCCCTGCTCAGCGTCGACACACGGATGCGCGACTACGAGGTCGCGGTGATCTGA